From a single Plasmodium brasilianum strain Bolivian I chromosome Unknown PB_00_08, whole genome shotgun sequence genomic region:
- a CDS encoding STP1 protein, producing MDSCFSSNLRVLSFQALRYRLYPELNQHGNYIINETAELKRETNKDKFRTKCINLANFIINLNPKTQYIDINKWKGALKTFYGSQYTEISKKYGGCPMILEEENKKILLLKYDAEDFCDEKEKKKPKCVKSADFSLKKCDISCFNKIRDYNAWIKNRKDHFMNNKEFIYKKCKKNNPLLLFPKKSCDVLNDKTFEEIPQCVASDPPIDHTTVQQNNEQHPDVSQDLTIHPDQDSLKSSLQIQNLTTQQSESASDHQAEDQKSLSATPNMEKQSDTAESVQTETPSFIPNSDILPSETGKETKTRFDNEIIKLPPVQGPIPSSPEELEPVSSYITPHTHIKKTGLLKKKKSIKSRQVKLLKILLPSFTDKKSKLLTHDHPEDIIYDEEQIIKKLKIHEHDMIKNIKSSKQKKDRFKTIIEVHMEVLKEFRNEEWEHKKGEFLELCLEMFAEEEYRTYPNLSNGELIMENTKSINDIEKQKILCNKWIKEHRNISEKLKKTVWFNYLKNEWKKEKASIKETEELKMNFSIEIQKISFSEKEKDLWREWISKNRMIIDRFLEQEWDEVLTQELLNMIDECVNEELKNNISLLNTKEVQQKVSYEELYKYIKKKLIAKLCILVFMMVLEECKKEDFIENEGLHLDSYINDWTTEVNLGRKSDVTKEIIEYNSNVLENTENTKIPAYTGGEGLRQEIEKWVRIEDTPENSIYNENIVE from the exons ATGGATAGTTGTTTTTCCTcg aATTTGAGAGTTCTATCTTTTCAAGCATTGCGTTACCGCTTATATCCAGAATTAAATCAACATGGAAATTATATCATAAATGAAACTGCCGAATTAAAAAGAGAGACTAATAAAGACAAATTTAGAACAAAATGCATAAATCTAGCTAATTTCATAATTAATCTAAATCCCAAAACACaatatattgatataaataaatggaaaGGAGCACTAAAAACTTTTTATGGTTCGCAGTACACAGAAATAAGTAAGAAATATGGAGGATGTCCTATGATTTTAgaggaagaaaataaaaaaattttattattaaaatatgatgcAGAAGATTTTTGCgacgaaaaagaaaaaaaaaaaccaaaaTGCGTTAAGAGTGCTGATTTTAGTTTAAAGAAATGTGATATTAGTTGTTTCAATAAAATTCGTGATTACAATGCATGGATTAAAAATAGGAAGGATCattttatgaacaataaagaattcatttataaaaaatgcaaaaaaaacaatccattattactatttccAAAAAAATCTTGCGACGTTCTTAATGATAAAACATTCGAAGAAATTCCTCAGTGTGTAGCCTCGGATCCACCTATAGATCATACAACTGtacaacaaaataatgaGCAACATCCAGATGTATCTCAAGATTTAACTATACATCCAGATCAAGATTCATTAAAATCTTCATTgcaaatacaaaatttaacTACACAACAATCTGAATCTGCATCAGATCATCAAGCAGAAGATCAAAAATCATTATCTGCCACACCAAATATGGAAAAGCAATCTGATACTGCAGAATCAGTACAAACCGAAACTCCAAGTTTTATACCAAATTCCGACATTTTACCTTCCGAAACAGGAAAAGAAACTAAAACTAGATTTGATAACGAAATCATAAAGTTACCCCCAGTTCAAGGGCCTATTCCATCATCTCCTGAAGAATTGGAACCTGTCTCTAGTTATATTACCCCCCATACACACATTAAAAAGACAG gattattaaaaaaaaaaaaaagtataaaaagtAGACAAGTGAAATTACTGAAAATTCTACTACCTTCATTTACTgacaaaaaaagtaaattattaACGCATGATCATCCAgaagatataatatatgatgaGGAAcaaatcattaaaaaattaaaaatacacgAACATgacatgataaaaaatataaagtcgTCAAAGCAAAAAAAGGATAGATTTAAAACCATTATAGAAGTACATATGGAAGTACTCAAAGAATTCAGAAATGAAGAATGGGAACACAAAAAAGGAGAATTTTTAGAGTTATGCCTAGAAATGTTCGCAGAAGAGGAATATAGAACATATCCTAATTTGAGTAATGGAGAACTGATAATGGAAAATACTAAAAGTATTAATGAcattgaaaaacaaaaaattttatgcaataaatggataaaagaacatagaaatatttctgaaaaattaaaaaaaacagtatggtttaattatttgaaaaatgaatggaaaaaagaaaaagcttCCATAAAAGAAActgaagaattaaaaatgaatttttcaattgaaattcaaaaaatttcattttcagaaaaagaaaaggatttATGGAGAGAGTGGATATCAAAAAATCGTATGATTATAGATCGATTCTTGGAACAGGAATGGGATGAAGTATTGACACAAGAATTGCTCAATATGATAGATGAGTGTGTaaatgaagaattaaaaaataatatttcactTCTAAATACCAAAGAGGTACAGCAGAAGGTAAGTtatgaagaattatataaatatataaaaaaaaaattaatagcaAAATTGTGTATACTAGTATTCATGATGGTATTGGAAGaatgtaaaaaagaagattttATAGAAAATGAGGGATTACATTTGGATAGTTACATAAATGACTGGACAACAGAAGTAAACTTAGGGAGAAAATCAGATGttacaaaagaaataattgaATATAATAGCAATGTTTTAGAAAATAcagaaaatacaaaaattccTGCTTATACAGGGGGGGAAGGTCTTAGACaggaaatagaaaaatggGTAAGAATAGAAGATACACCGGAGAATTCCATATATAACGAGAACATAgtagaataa
- a CDS encoding fam-m protein encodes MKNKIKINIFIRIGMFAILSWICNFNNYVYIFNKYLDGMCIYDREAYTRNYRLLSKYKADKDSNNLWLKGKLPSNEIIGQKITSNNEVGTNRKNNQSHERLLNKAQYYTEVIDYNNGMFDGKHFHFQKKWVKKKDFDTFLEKKKRIGDISLNKIKFRSYKFGISIFLVFFLLGIGLPVSSAFDFSGGSDIGKNILDFLKNMLGLGSERDAYILLFLVTFIMLAVLIIIAIYKILRNNEKYQKIKLMME; translated from the exons atgaaaaacaaaattaagataaacatatttattagaaTAGGGATGTTTGCCATTCTATCATGGATATGCAATTTTAACAATTATGTG tatatatttaacaaatatttgGATGGAATGTGTATCTATGATAGGGAAGCATATACAAGAAATTATAGATTactatcaaaatataaagcGGATAAGGATTCAAATAATCTATGGTTAAAAGGAAAGCTTCCGAGTAATGAAATCATTGGACAAAAAATCACATCTAATAATGAAGTAGGAactaatagaaaaaataatcaatCACATGAACGTTTGTTAAATAAAGCACAATATTACACAGAAGTtatagattataataatggaatgtttgatggaaaacatttccattttcaaaagaaatgggtaaaaaaaaaagattttgaTACTTTtctagaaaaaaagaagagaattggtgatatatctttaaataaaataaaatttagaagtTATAAATTTGGAATTTCCatatttcttgttttttttctattaggAATAGGATTACCGGTATCCAGTGCATTTGATTTTTCCGGTGGTAGTGAcataggaaaaaatattttagattttcttaaaaatatgctaGGTTTAGGTAGTGAAAGAGatgcttatatattattatttttagtaaCGTTCATTATGTTAGCAGTCTTGATTATAATAGCTATTTATAAGAtcttaagaaataatgaaaaatatcaaaaaattaagttgatGATGGagtaa